In Mytilus edulis chromosome 7, xbMytEdul2.2, whole genome shotgun sequence, a single genomic region encodes these proteins:
- the LOC139482380 gene encoding CUB and zona pellucida-like domain-containing protein 1, whose translation MLLVLLLTLVIFVPDAIDAQCSSLSILSANTNEKVIEKSKERNLDCHWTIESPDHVEINVTKWSLAQTCAEDSLRIYDGHDTHGLLLAELCSYGSIKIMVSSRGKAHVWFKTGSTSTGTGITLSYKSYGQNVPSCKPGYKLPQRRFVRADETHQVITSKNYPNNYPKDDKEEWVIIKPSASTPLAIVVEDMDIEDSHHCGYDYLAVYDGKCSYDKEKAKLCNDRKGSWTLTGNKYSLIRFQSDTDRTGKGFKLRFYLGTVEESKGDSSALHAILIGLIAACIVVIFLLASAKLYMRCFKKPKVRPNQDHLRNRRAVLEAQVRRGPLGSRLARMMTAQSIHSEMTRYLSNTTEHDSRVSTFEISTSQSSGAGLVFEDGMFQPPSYSTLFRHSEQPSAPPADTNAPPPYPGSPDFKLEDQGNTVSVAHASPIHDSNKASDGLTNVETVPPPPYNSS comes from the exons gaatttAGACTGTCATTGGACAATTGAATCTCCCGACCATGTTGAAATAAACGTCACAAAGTGGTCATTAGCACAGACATGCGCAGAAGACAGCCTTCGGATTTATGATG GACATGATACCCATGGTCTGTTGCTGGCTGAACTTTGCAGCTATGGATCAATCAAAATTATGGTCTCAAGTCGTGGAAAGGCGCATGTGTGGTTCAAAACCGGAAGTACAAGCACTGGAACTGGAATAACACTGTCGTACAAATCGTATGGCCAAA ATGTACCTTCTTGTAAACCTGGATACAAATTGCCACAACGACGGTTTGTTAGAGCTGACGAAACACATCAAGTCATCACCTCTAAGAATTATCCTAACAACTACCCAAA aGATGATAAAGAGGAGTGGGTTATTATTAAGCCTAGTGCCTCCACACCTCTAGCTATTGTTGTTGAAGATATGGATATTGAAGACAGTCATCACTGTGGATATGATTACCTCGCTGTTTATGACg GGAAGTGTTCATACGACAAGGAGAAAGCAAAGTTATGTAACGATAGAAAAGGATCTTGGACCCTTACAGGAAACAAATATTCCCTGATCAGATTCCAGTCTGATACTGATAGAACAGGAAAAGGTTTCAAACTTCGTTTCTACTTAGGCACAGTTGAAG AATCAAAGGGCGATTCAAGTGCACTTCATGCCATTTTGATTGGATTGATAGCTGCCTGTATAGTTGTCATATTTTTACTTGCATCAGCTAAGTTATACATGCGCTGTTTCAAGAAACCAAAAGTTCGTCCAAACCAAGACCATCTTCGTAACCGGAGAGCAGTTCTTGAAGCTCAAGTCCGAAGAGGTCCACTTGGATCAAGATTAGCCAGAATGATGACAGCGCAATCTATTCATTCGGAAATGACTCGGTACCTGAGCAATACCACGGAGCACGATAGCCGAGTCTCCACATTTGAGATTTCAACGTCACAGTCGTCAGGAGCTGGTTTGGTTTTTGAAGATGGAATGTTCCAGCCGCCATCTTATAGTACTCTTTTTCGCCATTCGGAACAACCATCAGCACCCCCAGCAGATACTAATGCCCCGCCCCCTTATCCGGGTTCTCCTGATTTTAAACTTGAAGATCAAGGAAATACTGTCAGTGTTGCTCATGCGTCACCCATACACGATAGCAATAAGGCCAGTGATGGTCTGACGAACGTAGAAACGGTCCCTCCACCACCATACAACTCTAGCTAA